The region GATCCAATGTCCAACAAACATTGGATATGATAATATTTTTATCTTACTTGTAGTCTATCATATAGCAATGACATCCGCGCGAGATGGGGTTGAGGACTACCTCATTGCTTCTCATTCCCACATCTTTCCAATTCTCGCGTCTTAGTGAATTCTTACTCCATTCTAATTCCCCATAAGAACCTCAACAtgttattaaaaaatttaaatagtaaattaaatatataagacAGATAACTTTATGCAATAAATCTACAAAACATAAGTGATGTCACAAATACATCAAattcaatatttatatataatacggttcaaataacattaaataaatcTGACCACACAATATGTGAAGTCTGCGAAATAAGAAATTTGAAATGTAAAGCCGACATTCAACCCATCTAAAATGTAAAGTGTAGCACTCAAAACATATCTCGagcaatttgaatttgaaatgtaAAATCTAACATTCAACCCTTCTAAACAATTCAATATTTGTAAGCGTATTATTGTATTTTCACGATATATATGGGGTATAAACAGTGATTCCCATCCCCGTCCTAAGATTTTTATAGGGGAATTTCATCCCCACCTTTATCTCACGGGAGAGATAAGACGAGGTTGAGGCTTCTAATAAGACAATTGATGGGTCTTATCTCCATATAAAAATCGATAGCTCTACCATCACATCCATATCTAGTTTTCTTATCATATCCTCTCTTATCTCTTATCATATCTTGCTCATCAAATAAACGATTTAAGTCCACCCtacttataaaataaaatattgataAGCACTTGAAGCTTGTCAAAATTAATGAATaagaaaaattatatatttaaatagtCAAATAAATGATATTTGGTTAGTCTTGTGGTGGTTGTTTATTTGTGGTTTGAGTTGTTTATCTGGTCTTGATGCTTGATACTTTTTTGATCCCTTTGAGCAGGGTTTACATCATTCCATTTCTTCAATCTTATATTAGTACAGATTTTTCattaaagaaaattaataataataataataataattcatcTTTAACTAAAAACTAACCGTTACATGTTTAGCTTTGCCTTTGTGTCAGCCTTAAACCAGTCTCTCAATAGATAAAAAGAGTAAAATGTACAAATCTTCAATCCAATATACATATCCAACGGATGAAAGAAAGTtgaggaaaaaagaaagaaaatgctaTTTTGGTGGTAGAGGTAAAAAAACAAACGCAGAGAAGAAAAAAGCACAAGTTAAGTTAAGTTAGGGAGAGTCACTATTATAATAGCATACAATATTCACACGCAAGCTCGTTTTTCGCTGGTTAgatatttatttctcttttatttcagTCAGGGCGCAACAAAATATGCTTGTTTGGTAACCAGGAAAACgctgagagaaaagaaaaacttttGATTCAACTTTGAAATACGCTGAGAAAAAACGAGATTGCGATATTCTCGCACTGTCCCCTGTAGAAACCTCAATCGAATTCGAACCTCGTCTTCTCCCATTCGTTCAGGTTCGCTTGATTCGCTCATTGGTTTCCAAAATCATctagtttttcatttttttctgaTCTATTTGCTTGCAGATTGtaattgctttttttttctcatctgAAAAATTTAGATATTTATTTGACAAATTTTTGTTTTGCTTTGCTGGATTTGCATTTTTGGATTTCTAGTTTGAAATTTGCATTTTCTTTGGTGAGATCTCGCATGTTGTAGCACATGATTGAATCATCATTAAATTCATTATGTGATCTTAATTATTGtttatttgatttgttttttttttgttttttctgtttAGCTGATCGTGATCGTGATAAAGAAGAGTGATAAGAGGACCTTGGATTGGGAAATcatagttttgttttgtttagaaTTTGGTAGTTATCACAGAAAAAGTTACAATGTCTGCGACAATGGGAACTTCATGGGCGGATTCTGCTGACAATTCAGCCATTGGTTCTTCCAATGCCAATGCCTCATCGGGCCGCCCAGCGTATGTTCCTCCGCATCTTCGCAACCGGCCGTTGTCTTCGGAGCCCCCTGCTGCGACATCACAATCCTACGACCGGGGGAATTATGGTGCTCCGGCTGCAGGTCCTCATGGAGGCGGCTTCTCGAGGCCTGATTTTGGTCGGCAAGGATATGGTTCAGCTGCCCAGACCGGTGGTGGTTGGAATAGTAGAGGGGTGGGGAGGGACCGTGGGAGGCGTGAGGTGAATCCTTTTGAGAATGATGATAATGATGTGGATCAATCTGTCGGTGAGCAAGAGAACACGGGCATTAATTTTGAGGCGTATGATGATATTCCTGTGGACACTAGTGGGGAGAATGTGCCCCCACCTGTGAACACATTCGCGGAAATAGATTTGGGGGATGCATTGAATCAGAACATACAGAGATGCAAGTATGTCAAACCAACCCCGGTTCAAAGGTACGCCATACCAATTTCTCTTGCGGGGAGAGATTTGATGGCTTGTGCTCAGACAGGGTCGGGAAAGACAGCTGCCTTTTGCTTTCCTATTATAAGTGGAATCATGAGGGAGCAGTATATTCAAAGACCACGTGTTGCACGAACTGCCTTCCCTATGGCACTTATCCTCTCTCCTACCCGGGAGCTTTCATGTCAGGTAcaacttgattttagttttcagtttacACTGCCTTCATAATTTGTATCTGGCTATCTCTATCCTCAGAAACCTTTTTTATTAATGTTCACCCTTTTGTTTTCCTTATCTCACAGATCCATGATGAGGCCAAAAAGTTTTCTTATCAAACTGGTGTCAAGGTTGTAGTTGCTTATGGAGGAGCACCAATCACCCAACAGGTTATTTTTGCCTACCGGTGTTCAAGGCACTCTAATTTAGTTTAACTGTTTTACTTGCTTTCATTAAATTTGTTTTGATGGCTTTCTTTATCATCATCTCCTTGACATCGGAGGTTATGCGGACGCATGCAATGTTTTAAGTAAGGAACATAAAACATATTAAACAAACTTTATACCATTTCCAATTTCATGCATGGACAAGGTTGTGTCAATAAACAGCACAAAATATGttttctgagtttctgaaccTGGAGTTGAAAGGGACTGATTATACTATTCTTGCTTTATTGCTTAATTATATGCTCTGCTAAAAAGATTAATTGTAAATGGTGTTTCCACCTTCTTAATCGTAAGTTTGATTAACTGATATCCCATTGTAAGTAACTTCATTTTATTCCTTCAGATTGATATTTTTGCCATGGTTATCCTCACCATGagtattttctttttgaatGAGTCACATCCTATGAAGAATAAGTATCTGGGAGGGCCAAGTTAGACTTGTATAGTATGTCATGCTCAGTTTCTACCCATATGTTGAAGGCACGCTTACTTGCAAGGGCATCTTCTTTAGCCGTGCTGTCTTCCTAGTGCCCCATGTTTTAAGTTTACGTCAATACATATTATGCTACTTTCAATAACTTACATACCTGTCAGGCCTGCATTTTTTAAATGATGGGCCCTTTATATGTAGGTCAGAGTTTGGAGAATTTATGTAATAGTGGAGTCAGAGAATAGGAGTTGTTTGTGAAGAGGTCTGGTGGTATAGGCAAGAAGTATCCAAGTGAATGAGTGGTCATATGTTCACCATGAAAATATAGTTTCATAATGATGGGTTCTCTCAATTTTAGTGGTCTGTCCCCACTTATCTACCTGGTTTTCATGAGTCAATGCGATCTCTGCTTCAAGAAtttgataatttttatttaaaaacaattGTATTGTTCCTAGTGGTTTCCAAGACATTCCCTTCGCTTGTACTTCTAATATGCATgttgcaattttattttatttttctgaaagATTTAATGGGACTGGAAATGTTTCTTATATTAACTTCTGCAGGCTCTTTATATTTAGTTTACAAGTAGTCTGGTTAGAACATAGTTTGTTAGCCTAGTGAGACTTCAACTGCTGTTGCTGAAGGGTGTAAATtgtaaaatgaaatatttaaaactACACTATCCTTCATTATGCTTATAGGTCTTTTTTGCTTTTTGTTACTGGTCTGTACATTTGGATTTCACTTCTTTAATAATGTAATAATGTTGTGTTGCATTGTTCAGTTGCGAGAGCTTGAGAGAGGAGTTGATATTCTGGTGGCGACTCCTGGACGACTGGTAGATTTGCTTGAGAGGGCTAGGGTTTCATTGCAGATGATAAGATATTTGGCTCTTGATGAGGCAGATCGGATGCTGGATATGGGTTTTGAGCCTCAAATTAGAAAGATAGTTGAACAAATGGACATGCCTCCTCCGGGCATGAGACAGACAATGCTGTTTAGTGCCACATTTCCAAAAGAGATACAGGTATCTCGTTCTTGTACTCAGATTCTCTAGTTGGTTATGTTTTTACACAAGGGTTCTCCCCGCTAAAAGCTTACTAgtaattttcaaaaacaaaagtgAGGTTAAGGTAAATGTTTTCTGCTTTTTCTAAAAGCTGGAAACATCTTTTTTATGCGCATATTATAAGGAGCTGACTTATCCAGTACCTGTAATATTACTCtgttcattttttttactgCGGGCTGTTTCTGTAGTTTGAAATGGCACTCCACATTTGCTCTCGTGCAAATTGAGATTTCCTGTATTGAGGTGCTTGAACAACCGCTTTAAAGCTTAATAATTACCAAAGAGCATGAAAGGTTGGAAAGAAGACAGCATTTGATTGAAAAGGGGATTAGAATTTGTTTAATTAGTCCATTTTACATAATGAGTGCATTGGGCGAAGGTTCCCTGCTATAGTTTAAAGGTTGGCTAGGTAAGACTTGATGAGATTTCTTTAACCTAGAGTCTTCCTGTCACTTCATGTTTCACCTTGAGCTACAACCTATTGTAACTCTCCAAGAAGAGTCTAGGTGTGAGTTTGGCAGTTCTCTCCTTTGCAGATATTGTCACTTCTTGTCCACCTTTAGAACCTTGATCTGGACGTCCTTAATGTCAGCAGAAAATCAAACACATTTCTTCTGATGTTAACAtttaaatatttgattttcatGATGCAATGTACCCTTCTATTTGACACAATGATACTTGGAGAAAACTCGAAATCCAAATTTAGTTTCATTGGGACGGAATGGAATGCCAATGTTAAGCCAAGTGTGTATGTTATTTTGTAGACCAATATGTTTTTATATTGAAGctgttttgaaaactaaatCATTGCAAGTGGCGCTTGATTTGGGAAGCTGAAAGTGTTGATTCCTCTAACCAAAGCTGCAATCACCTGGAAGGTGCAAACAATGACAATGCTTTGTTTGTTACTTGTTCATATttgtataaaatattattattcctAGAGCTCGGTTGGTGGTGATTGTGGCAATAATTAGCCAGTATGAAATGCTCGAAATGTATTTTTGGGGGAGATATTGAGCACTTGATGGTGATGCTTTTTTATTGATATTAATATGCTTCTGTTTGGTTGTATTTGACTGTGAGACGAGTTATTGACACTTTATGCTGCGATTAATGCCTTGTATGTGTGATAGAAATTATAATCAATAGAGCTTGGATCATGACAACCATGTTGCAAATCTAGAtgtaattttcttttaattacaAAATTCAATAATGATTATAATGACTGTTCCATCTGAGTGCAGAGACTTGCATCAGATTTTCTTGCAAATTATGTGTTTTTGGCTGTTGGAAGGGTCGGTTCAAGTACTGATCTAATTGCTCAAAGAGTAGAATATGTGCTCGATTCAGACAAGAGAAGCCACCTTATGGACCTGCTTCATGCTCAGAGGGAAAATGAAACTTTTGGCAAGGTAATCTGTCACGTCTACAGTCTACATGCTGCTGGTATCCGACACACATTTGTATgccataattaatttttattgttaatGGAATTCACTAATTTTCCGAAATTATGCTGCACTGGGACAACTGTTAGTTTAAGAGTAGGAAACTTTGATGTCTGTATTTATCATACTGATGTTTTAAGGATTTGTGGGGGTGGTTTTTGCAGCAAGGTCTGACATTGGTTTTTGTGGAAACAAAGAAAGGAGCTGACGCATTGGAGCACTGCTTGTGTGTTAATGGGTTTCCTGCAACTTGCATTCATGGTGACAGAACACAACAAGTGAGTCTGTTTTGCTTAttgaaatttatatttaaatgtaAAACATGTCAACATTATGAATACATGAAAACTACCTTTCCTTCCTTTATTTGTTCTAtgtttcattgtttttttttttcattaaaatcaCTTGTGTCATGATGTTCTATATTCCTCATGAGATGAGACTTTAAAAGGATTATGAAACTTAAGCAGTTCAATTTTCATTGTGAAATACTCTTAAGGATCGAtaaacacttttttttaaatctttacTACCATAGAAAGGGGATTGGGTATTTAATTTTTCTCTTCCaatataaaacatgttttttttccAGTATAATTGAAATGCAAGGTTTCATATTAACCACGATAGCTCATCTCTTTCACCCAGTTTCTACTTTGAAgtaattctttttttaaaaaaatcttctTTAAGATATTGCAAATTTCAATTAATGTTttcattcaattttaaaattcaaaatgggAGAAATATTTCTTGCCATCATTTAATTAAAGAGCAATGCTAGTTATTACGAAAGATATTTGGCAAGAAATGCAAGAATCTTAAGTCTCCAATTAAAATTGGTCCTCGGCAGAATAAACAGATGATCGCTGCGATACAAGGATTTTTAGACCAATCAGAAATTCAGAATAATTCGTTTGCAATCGTCTAGACAACTTTCGCACCCCCAATcatttttctttaattaaatATTGAATTTTCTTGGCGCATCTACTTTGCAGGTTACTTTTCTAGAATCTGGTGGTTTGAActttcaaattttgtttttcttttcatttcatattttctagtacaattatttttttttcataattgtTGGCCAGCATGATATTATGTTCAAATTTTGTCCTGAGAATTGAATTTGTCTGTTTTGGCGCAGCTTCTAGTTGAAAtccttatttatatataaagCCATTGACAAAGTCTTTCTGAAGCTTCTATCTACAATGAATTTACTGTTAAACAAGTTTTCCCAGATATTGCATTAGAACTTGAACTAAAAAATGTTCTGCTATACATTTCTTTCGTTTTGTGTCCTCCTGAAAATAAATGTGTGCGATCCAATGGCTCTGTATGCAGGAAAGAGAAATGGCACTGAGGTCATTCAAGAGTGGACACACACCAATTCTAGTGGCAACAGATGTTGCAGCACGTGGTCTTGATATTCCTCGAGTATCACATGTGGTAAATTTTGATCTTCCCAATGACATTGATGATTATGTGCACCGGATAGGAAGAACCGGGCGTGCTGGTAAAATGGGATTAGCAACAGCCTTCTTCAATGAAGGTAATTTATCCATGGCTAAACCATTGGCTGATCTGATGCAAGAGGCGAATCAAGAAGTACCTGCCTGGCTCACCCGTTACGCAGCAAAGGCTTCTTACGGTGGCGGTGGCAACAGAAGCAAGCGGTCAGGGGGAGCCCGTTTCGGTGGCCGTGATTTCAGGAAGGAGGGTTCATACAATAATAAAGGATCAGATTACTATGGTGGAACTGGTGGATATGGTGGTGTTCCTGGCAGctatggtggaggaggaggagggtatGGTGGTCAAGGTGTGACTAGTGCTTGGGATTAGATTAGAGTCACTTCACTCATTCGTTCTCTTGTTGAGTGTATATAAATTTCAGACTTCAGTGATGTAAAGTTGTATCTTCTCAACCATGTTTTGCCTAAGCTCTTGCATTCCTTACTACTGGAAATCTTTGGTTTTGCTGGTTTGGCAGACAAGGTTGGGAAATGCTGCATATGGAGAAGATAAAATCTGTATGCAGCCCGAAAAATTCTGACTAGATTTACTTGTCTTTAGAATCCGTAGAAGAGGGAGAGCCTGTAAACAATTGATGAAAACTGAATGGCAGATATTATCCCTAATTAGCAAGCACATATTGGTTTAATTGTTATATTAGCTGTTCGGCACGCTTAATTAATCTTGTCTTTACTTTAACTAAGGATCCATTTTAGTGTGTTGAGTCCACGTTCAAAACGCTGGGAATTGCTTATAGGGCGTTCATTGAGAGTGAGGCAAAAAATATTAGGGGAGGATATCGGATCAAATAATGAATCTGCTTGttgaaaccaaaccaaaccaatctAAGTTTGGTTAACTGGTTACACTCACGCTGAACTTAAATTAAACAAATtgcaactaattcagttttaatttaaCCTGAACTAACTGGATCTTGTTTGTATTCGTCGTGGCTCGCCGTATGCAACAATAGATCAGGCAGTCGCGGGTAACTAAATGATGTCGTGACGTTCCACCGgtaagaaagattaggaatttAGAAGAAAAAGGGGGGTAATTTTTTAGTACTGTCCCAATTAAGACAGTTTTAAAACAGTCTCATACTTAACCAACACAAATATGACACGTATTATTAGATATTTTGaagttaatatttttcaaaatatatattttaaaccCAGTTAATCTGCATCCTTATATtttactagtactttttacccgtgcgatgcacggggatattcattttttgactttgtattttttttattaaatcggttctttttattaaatatcggcttaattgcacttttggaccccaaCTTTATCTTTTCTGTCAAAATTTTCCCCCAACTAAGAAATTAGCAAAAATTAATCCCCGAAGTTACCCTCCGTTAACACATTTGGTCCCTTTAGCAAAAATTAATCCTGCGAaaattgggggaccaaaagtgtagGTCACGATGGTGAGGAAGTTGACTTAATTGCATTTTGATCACTCGGACCGTTAGATTTTGGATGAAAAATACTAAAGGGACCAAATGTGCTAACAGAGGGTAACTTCAGGAATGCTTTTTGTTAATTTCTTAGTTGGGGGACGGTTTTTGTAGAAAGGTCAAAGTTGAGggactaaaagtgcaattaagccttaaatgtttgtatttgtttttttgtgttgttgttttgtttttatcttttgtccTGTTGTTTTAAATGgtagattaatattaattttgtgtCTATTGATTAGTTTATTTCAGCTAGTTGAAGTAACATTGATGcgctaggtttttttttttttgcaattgacATTATTTTATTGAGAATAAAACTGAGAGCGTATTATTTCACATGTTTTTCAGGTAGTATTGTGACCCGTGGGATGCACGGAGgatattcttttttgtttttagcgTAAAAATGTTTAAATGTGttatttttgttacttttatcTGGAAAAAgtatatgaattaaataataaaacttattttcgttataaaaaaacataatctgaaatgtttttttttacataaatgtGTTTGAGTTTGTAttgtttatatttaatttagttttttatattcaaatttaatagTCTGATGCtactattatttttaaaattattaatgtaAATTGTT is a window of Lotus japonicus ecotype B-129 chromosome 5, LjGifu_v1.2 DNA encoding:
- the LOC130717200 gene encoding DEAD-box ATP-dependent RNA helicase 37-like, translating into MSATMGTSWADSADNSAIGSSNANASSGRPAYVPPHLRNRPLSSEPPAATSQSYDRGNYGAPAAGPHGGGFSRPDFGRQGYGSAAQTGGGWNSRGVGRDRGRREVNPFENDDNDVDQSVGEQENTGINFEAYDDIPVDTSGENVPPPVNTFAEIDLGDALNQNIQRCKYVKPTPVQRYAIPISLAGRDLMACAQTGSGKTAAFCFPIISGIMREQYIQRPRVARTAFPMALILSPTRELSCQIHDEAKKFSYQTGVKVVVAYGGAPITQQLRELERGVDILVATPGRLVDLLERARVSLQMIRYLALDEADRMLDMGFEPQIRKIVEQMDMPPPGMRQTMLFSATFPKEIQRLASDFLANYVFLAVGRVGSSTDLIAQRVEYVLDSDKRSHLMDLLHAQRENETFGKQGLTLVFVETKKGADALEHCLCVNGFPATCIHGDRTQQEREMALRSFKSGHTPILVATDVAARGLDIPRVSHVVNFDLPNDIDDYVHRIGRTGRAGKMGLATAFFNEGNLSMAKPLADLMQEANQEVPAWLTRYAAKASYGGGGNRSKRSGGARFGGRDFRKEGSYNNKGSDYYGGTGGYGGVPGSYGGGGGGYGGQGVTSAWD